From Hemibagrus wyckioides isolate EC202008001 linkage group LG11, SWU_Hwy_1.0, whole genome shotgun sequence:
GGAAATGGCCTTTATTGTCTGACTAAGCTGACAAGAAGACCAACAGCATTCTAGTGAGTTCAGTTCTGTCTTCAATTCATTAGAATTAATTTGCTTCTTTAGCAGCATTGAATCTTATTGTGTCTGTCCACACTCTTTCCTTTAGCGTGTGTTTCTCTTGTGCAAAATCTGCCTGTAACCTTCTGCACCTTTTGCATCTCCACAGCATGTTTGGGTGACTCTGTGCCTTGGAAACAAATGTTTCATCACTTCTTGGTTCATGCAGCTTTTCTGAGCAGCAGATGGCTTCCACGAGACCAACGACTGAAATTGTAAGCTGCTGAAATGAAACTGAGAGTTTGCAATGCTTGACTTGTTTTAAAACAGATAAGAATTGACGCATGATGCTGAGTGAATTGCAGTTTGTTTGTAAAGTCTCAGTCATGTGCTGATATTTTGAAATTGTGTGCTTTCTTCTTTTGCAGCCAAAtagttctttttatttttgtggtgCTTTTTCTAACACCCCAGGTTTACATACTGACAAGGTAGATcctaaaaatattatttatctcCATAATGTTTAATCAacctattttatttatagttttcgAACATCTGCATCTAAATGTATTCTAAGACCAAAATTCCTACAAATGCTTTGTTggtaaatataaatcatttcttttcagGCCAAAATCTTCCCGTTACTGTGAAAAGCCGCTCTTAAACAACCTCATATCTCTCATTGTGTTTTCAGTCATGGCTACAGGTGGTCATTCACTCTGCTACTAATTATTCCACATGTTCATCATGTGACTATTTTACAAAGTAAAGCCTGTATCTTGATTTCTGTGTCTGCTGAAGGCTTAGCAGTGACCCTTACTCTCACTGACCCTGTGCCCAAGAGTATCAGGTCAGCTTATCACACATTCGGATTGCTTTCATTCACCCAGGGACTTTGTACCATCATTCTGACTTTCAAAGCTccccagtgtgtgagtgtatttactTCTCGTAAATGTCAGTTGTAATCATCTGTAAGACCATCAgagttataatgttataataatatatctttttttttaaggagaACACTACACCTGAGCTCTATCTCTTTTCACTGGTATTTTCATGGGCTTGTATCATATCAACAGGTAAGTGACTGCAGTCAGTTCTCATTTAAACCGCTGAACTATACAGTATGTTAATAGAGAACTAAATCACTGAACTGCATTTCATCATGTTCGCACGAATCATATGCTTTATAAAATGGTATTGTTTAAGAAGGCATAAgaagagatatatatatatatatatatatatatatatatatatatatatatatatatatatatatatatatatatatatatatatatatatatatataaatatatatataaaagtctaAAGTTTATAATCATAAACATTAAACTGACCaaaacatttctacacattTCTATACAGCACTCTTCATGATAAGAGGCTGCCTTTGGATGTTCCATAGCCAGTGTCCAAACTGGTTCAGTGAAACATGCCTCTAGTCTGGCCAGCTCACTGCTCCATACAGCTCCATGTATTATTCAGAGCCTCCTGTTGAGTTTGAGACAGATCTTCAGCTAAACTTGGTGAGCTCCTGTTACAAAGGATATTGGTTTACAGTGCTGTCCAAACAAGCAATCTAAAAAGTGAAATGGCTTTCATAACATCACAAGCCACATAACTCCTTCTGCAGAATAGTAGACTGTAAGCTGCATGTAAATTAAATATTCCATCATGGTAATATATatgttgttcattaataatcattaatcattacaaatatacaaataaatgtaataaattacaATTGAAACTGAATGCTACGGTtttgaaaatgtattaaatggAATCATTTCTGATGAATGACTGATAATCATCATTTAGCATTAAGATAAATGAATATGAAAGCTGACATCTTTGTTGATGAATCCTAAACACCCCAGCCTGTTCTTTTCTGTCCAGCCCTGATATTTAACACAAAAAGAATagtttcacacactcacttgtaTATAATAAgactttatttcactttttaaaaaatcattcatATAATGTGAATTGTTTGAAACTTACCGAATGGATTATTACTTGAAAATGCATGTTTATTAGTACAATTATACAATGTGATTCAAGAGTTTACAGTACTAGGTACAATACAGTTTCATTTGTTAAATCaaccaacttttttttttaaaccaggcCGGATATTTTCAAATGGCATTAAAATGGAAACCAGTATAAAATCAATGTGCACTTTATCAGTTATGTAGATGTCAATGAAAATTCCACCCCAATGTCACCCCCCCTTACTGTGTTATCcacataaatgttttttttccagaaaataaGTGATTTCATagttgttctgtttttttttttttaaagaattagaAAGTATAAGTATAATAAggcacttattttttttcctgaggtatATTATGTAGTTGCACACTGTGacaaatatatcattttatatattcCTGGAAAGCCTTAAAAAGCCAATATGGCAAAGTTAAAAGACACTTTCTGCTGTGACTACACCTGAAAGACTACAAACACTGATATATACAATTAGCAACCTTCGAAAATACCCAAGCCAGTGCTTCATAAGCCAGTGGATTTGAGAAAGCTTCCCAGATACACATTCAGACAGATCATACATTTTTTCCATTCTACATGATGAGTCCTAACATATTATGTGACTGTTTATCAATGTGTATACATTAAAAACATCCCTAACTAAGGCTACATGGGCCCAGCATATCCAAATACTCATTTCAGAAGCCAGTTTAAAAGCACCTATTAAACTGATCACAGCAGGTACATGTTTTTAGATTGAAACATTttgataaaaagtaaaaaaaaaatccctttttgGTAAAATTAGCACAATAAACTATTTTAACTATAAAATTTATTGTCTTCTCATATTAATATTCACAGTTTCAAGCCAACTGAAAGGCACAAAGAACAGAAAACAAGtaacacagtgaaataaaataaactgttatGCAGTCTGTTATGCAAAGGGTGAAAAATCAGACAAGTGTACAGTAATAAAAGATGGTCTCTTAGTCTTGTCTCCACAACATTTCAGTTAATTGGAACTACTCCAGATGATCTACACAGATCTGGCATCTGTTTTTCCCTCCAATAAAAACTCTAGCATGGGATTTATGGACTGTTATTATCACTGTATTTTAATCACATCCTAAGTATGGCAAGGCAGTTCCATTTCTATGTTGATATCTCAACACTAAGTTTCTATATGCATTTTTAAGGGCAAAATGTGTTTAATAATGAACAAAGTATTAATCGAATCCCCCAAAACACCCACTGGGTCCCTGATATTTTGGTAAACAGAGTATTTTAATTAACAGTATGTACTACACTTTGGTATTCCTGAGGTTACTGACTCTTATCCTAAAAGTGCATCATAGTCTATATACCATGTTAAATGGCCATCTTTTAGTTTTACACTTGTGATTGGATACTTTGGAGTTTTACCCTTAATTCTACTGAGCTGAACTACAAgctcatgttttcttttccccATGATCAGTATTCCTACCCTGTGTGCTTTGTTGATGGCAGTGAATGTAAGACTCATCCTCTGGTGAGGCTTGATTGGACTTTCAGTCAGAGCCACCAATCTGTCCCCATTATACTGCAGATTGGTGTCTTGGAACAGTGAAGCAGTGTGACCATCCTCACCTACACCAAGCAGTATATAATGGAAACGAGAGCCATTGACTAATTGGCTTATTTGCTTCTCATAGAGGAGTGCACCGCCATCTTCCTCAACACACAAGCGCTGGTTGAGCTGCACTGGCATGGGGTGGATGTTGAAGTAAGGAATATGGACATTCTGCAGGAGCTGGTCATGAATGGAATGGAAGTTGGAATCTGCCTCAGTGGGTGGCACACACCGTTCGTCTGCTAACCATACATGAGTGCTGTGCCATGGGAAGGTGTAGTGGTGCTGTGCAAGCTGAAGAAACAGGGCAATGGGACTTGAACCACCTGACAGGGCCAGATGGAACTGACCTTCCGCCTGAACTATCTCTTCGGCCATGTCGTGCAGGTCAGAGGCTAAGCGGTCCACTAATTCTTTGGACCAGGCAGAAACCATGTCAGCATTGCGGAACTTCCCTTGCATAACCTGGAAGTTCTCTTCGGGACCTTGCTGAATCACGTTCACCTCCTCGTCACTAATGAATCCAACCATCCTACTTTGCAGCTGAAAGTTCAAGAGGTCACCATTAGCGGCACCGCCCGGGTATAGCCGTGGAACGACATTAACCAGGCTGTTCAAGAGCGGTGTCCAAAAAGCCCATGAGGCCATGAGGTTCTCTGCACTGACAAAACTATCCTTACGTCCATAGAAGACATTAGGAATAAGTTCATAATAGGCCTCTGTGGGCACCTTAGGGGACTGGATGTGATAGTCAGAGAGTGGTAACCCAAGTACAGAAATGTCTTTATGCTCGATAAACTCTTTCCAATCACTGTTTACCAGATCTGGCTTAAACAAATTTTTGCTAACAAGAATTGCCGAATATTGGAGATTCCCATGGCCGAGATAGAATACAATCTGTTTGGGCTTGCAGTGGACACTGCTGTATTCCTGAATGCaaaatttgtcatttttgaAAATAACTCGAGCATATCCAACGCGTTCGTCAAGCATCTTACCCGATGACATAAATATGGGAATTCCACTGAACTGAGGACTGTTTCCAAAGATTACCACACCTGCAAACATAATTCAGCTGGGTAATATCTGTACTAATATTAATTTTACTAACAAAAAATGGAGTTGAATGCAGCGAGTTAAAGTTATATACTCACCAGCAAAAGTTGGGGTAAGGCTGAAATGATCCTTTGTTTTGTTGAGTTCCATCTGGACTTCTGCATTATAGCCCTGATACTGACCTACAACCACACTGCCCCTATCAATGTATTCAAGGCCATTGAAGACTTTAAGCTTATTCTGTAAAACCTCTTCACTGTTGGACAGGTTAGCAGGTATTTTCATCATTAAAAGGGTCATAATTTCCGTAAGGTGGTTCTGGAGCATGTCTCTGATGACCCCGTATTGGTCATAAAACTGAATCCGGCCTGTAAATGCCAGAGCAAAAGAATAACGCACATCAGCCAGATGGCTTATGTAAGTTTGTCTAGGTTTTACTATCATAATGTAAACTTAGCAGCTTAGCAGTTTTACTGTATGTTGCAGTTACTTGTTTGCAGAAGTCTGGGTCAATGACAGTCATTACCTTTGCAATCCAAAGTTTCCTTCAACACGATCTCTATCCTCTCAATGTGCTGCTTGTTCCAAATTGGCTTTAGAAGTTTATGGTTTTTTTTCCTAAAGGGCAATATATGGGAGATGACCTATAGCAAGAAAAcaggtaaaacaattaataaCACATAAATCTCATTAAGATTCAAGACCTCAGGAACCTAGAAATTGTGCTTTCACCTGCTTCCCTAAATAGTGATCAATCCTGTACATCTCCTCCTCTTTCATAAAACTGTACAGCTGCGTGGCTAAAATTTGGGCGCTGCTGAAGCTGTGTCCAAATGGCTTTTCCAGAACAACCCTGAGCCATGCTCCATCTGGGGGCCGACAGGTGCTATTGATCTTTTCTGCGATTTCAGCATAAGCGAAGGCTGGAACAGACATGTAAAAGAGCCTTCCTGCTTCCATCATGCCCTCCTGCTTGAGCTGCAACTGGATCTGTTCACTGAGCTTCTTATAATCCTCCAGGCTTTTAAGCTGCAGATACTGGGACAGTCGTAAGAACTGCTCTTTAACCAGAGCACAACGCTCAGCTGTAAGTCCTGATGGACATTTCAGCTCCTTTAATATCTCAAACAGCAGTGGAGTGCCTTTCTCAGCTGAAGAAAGGCCACCTCCGTAGAAGGAGAAAGTGTGCCCTTTGTCTACTTGGCTGGCATAAAGATGGAAAAATCCTTGCCAAAGGTATTTTTTGGCCAGGTCACCGGTGCCACCTACAATAACCACAGACACATGTCCAGGGTGTGGAGGATCCTTGCTGTCTTTGGCATCGCCTCTTAGCCAACACGTGGTGGTCAGGAGCAGCACACACCATCTTATCTTCCACATGGCTTCACCAAACCCTTTGGAtaatcagaaaagaaaatttTAACAAAGTTTACAAGCGAAATTCCTGAATTCCACAAATCATTCCATACAAGCACAGAACCTTATCCTTTTTACTAGGCAGATGAAAAGTGGGCAATTTCACACCATAAAAATTAACAACATTTTTATGATATTTGACTATAGCAATAATGTAGTGGTCTAATTGTCTCtgtagagactttaaagcattttaatCTATAAATTAAGTAAAGCACTACTGAATGTGTGTTCCATTTCATAACAAGATTAATACTCTACATAAACAAATGCTACTACCATTTAGTTTATCTCTTCTACATTGACTATCACAACAcagaaaaacatcaacatggagCACTGTGTAAATAACCGAGTTTAATACTCAACTATCAGTTTACATTGtcccattaaaaaaatgaatcaaacccTGATCCAAAAATTCTGATTCAGGTATTGACATATTCAACTGCACTTTACCAAcaatatcattttaaatcaaAGTTCTGTCTGTTCACTCAAATTCATTTATCACAGTTATTGCAAGTGTGCTCTCAacaaatatttaatgttgttcTAAAAGCAATTTaggtgttttattaaaaataatcagtaCTTAAACACTCATTATTGGTTGACTGGCTTGAGTTTCAAACCAGTATCAGCTAGTCCAGAGAAGAAGACACTCAGGTTAATGATAAACGTCCCGCTATGGAGGTTAGTCAGCACAAGCAAGGTTAAGCCAACAAAGCTGATTAGTACCTTTGACCAAAAGActgtgtcagttacagtaaaaTATGTTTACTGACTGAACGCAGGTCTAATTGTACAAGACAacgaaaaccaaaaaaaaaaacaacaaacaaacaaaaaaaaattgtttctcCGGTGCTCTCTCTTCCCATTGAATGTTAATCTCTTTCCAAATTATTCAATTCCATACCAATTTTTGATTCAACAAAAGAAATTAAGCTAACCATCTAACATGTGTTACCTGTGGATACAAAGTGTGACGATTATATAAATaatggcaaaagttttgggacacccctccaaatcattgaattcaggtgttgtttttcagggattgggcttggccccttagttccagtaaaaggaactcttaatgcttcagcattccaagactgcgagccaggctttctcgtccaacatcagtgtctgacctcacaaatgcgcttctagaggaatggtcaaaaattcccataaacacactcctaaaccttgtggaaagccttcccagaagagttgaagcttttATAGCTGCGAAggacgggccaactccatattacattcatgtgcatgtaaaggtagacgttccagttttggtctggctcgcagtctccacccTAATTCATGCCAATtcatgttctatcaggttgaggtcaggactctgtgaagttcctccacaccaaactcactcattcatgtctttttGGACCTTGCATTGTGCCctgatgtgcagtcatgttggaacaggggtcatccccaaactgttcccaaaacgttgggagcatgaaattgtcttggtatgctgaagcattaagagttccttttactggaactaaggagccaagcccaaaccccttaaaaacaacacctcaattcaatgatttggaagggtgtcccaaaacttttggcaatatagtatataatgATTCTAGCTTAAGTACCTTTTGGTAAATGAGTTGATCATAAAGCTCAACAATTATATGAACTGTATTAGAGTATGAATAAACACTGGGGGGAAGTCCAAGTCTTTCAAGTCCAATTACTAACTACTAGCAGAAATCAGAAAACCATGTGAAGAGGATTTTCTAGCATTTTCTAACACATTATCAAAAAAACACATGTATGTTAAAataactatctgtctgtctgtccgtctatctatctactgtgtatgtgtattttttcttgggttgttttttttgcaaaatccTTCTTATTTGGAATAAGCCATGAGAATGGTATTTTTCTCTTGAGGGAGGAGGCTGTGTTGGTGCTATGGTGTGTCAGGTGTTACATCTTACACAatcaagaaaatatttttttttttccattgactTTTTGGGGTAAAAAATTCTAACGAATGTTTTGAATGTATTATGGACAATATAATATGAATACTTATAGaggcacaatacttttttttttttttaatgtttaggaAATCTTGCTGAAACTAAAGCTTTGCACTAAAGCTTTTACTTTCACGTGGCCATGCATATTTACACGTGAAAAATGATTTTCTATACAGTAGTAACTGCATTAACAGAATTTTTAAAAGGTCCATGTGTCTTTAGTTACTGATTTTGAGAATCTGTCAtgctgaaaacaacaacaacaacatctttCTAAACAGATCATACTTGTTCCAGATGGACAATATAAGAACCCTTAAGAGCTCTAGACTTTTTTCTCTAAGATTGTGTGATTTTCTCTCATGACTCCAGTTGCACGATTGATCAAAAGTGCAACCACACAAAACATGTGATTTGTTAAACTGCACATCTGCACACAGCAGCCTTAGGAGATATTAGTATTGTAGTAATTAAAACTGATTATTGATTACACTAACCTCCGGAAATATTACCTTATAATGGTAAGAGGAGCTTGTTTATGGTGTACTGATGGATTCCCTATTACCGGTATAACAAAGTAGACAAACTCCACCGTCCAGTTTTACGTCCCTCTTTTATTTGTAGCTAAGTAAGACATTACGGAAATGAAGACCCTATAAACATCAGTATAGCCGGATTGCCTCCGGATCCCTGCTCAGGATAATACagttactgaaataaatgaatagtacAGGTTGCTCCCAACATGTAAAATACAGGCGATCAGTAAGAGTTAGCAACAGCAAGAGAAGTGGATCTGTCTGCTTACCTGTGTTCCTGCATGCAGTCTGCAATGTGTATCATGACAGTCgcttccgtgtgtgtgtgtgtgtgtgtgtgcgtgtgcgcgcgcggTCACGTGACACCAGGCAGCTCGTATTATTGTGTTTAATGCTGTCTTATTTGAGGGCACTGTTGAAGTTGATTCTTGACCCATTAAGCCAGACAGGTGTTTCAGACCAACTGAGAATCCTTATTGACAGTGAATACATTGTTTCCTGggtttattagaaaaaaatactcAAACGACCCTAAGCACGAATTTATACCTGCTTTGCATAAATAGACTTTTTTAATGCCTGCACTGATTTTAGTGTTCTGTAACAATTGTGTATGTACGAAATGTACGAAACAAAATGACATATAATtatgtgacaaattaaaagaaaacaattatgGTTCTTATTCTGCAGCATTTTGCTTACATACAGTCTTTTGGCTCCACTTGTCCTCTCTATTCAAACTGTGAAGCGTGCTCCCTCTAGAGGGGTGTGAAGGAATTGCAGAAGGCATACAtcggctagatagatagatagatagatagatagatagatagatagatagatagatagatagatagatagatagatactttattcttcccaatgggaaatttacaattttttttaatgcctgcACTGTTTTTAGTGTTCTGTAACAATTCACAATTTGACccaatgtacaaaaaaaatgacacataatTATGTgacaatttaaaagaaaacaattatgGTTCTTGTTCTGCAGCATTTTGTTCACATACAGTCTTTTGACTCCACTTGTCCTCTCTATTCAAACTGTGAAGCGTGTTCCCTCTAGTGGGGTGTGAAGGACTTGCAGGAAGCACGGGTAAAGGGATgagatgtaaataaatgataaattttaCATAATTGTATCACATTTGCACACAACTTTTACCTATTTTGTTCAAAAAAATGCTCAATGAGAGCAGTGtcctttttttcatcatttaaaCTGCAGATGAGCCAATCCACGAGTGAGTCTGTATGATGGACAGCCCCGCCCTTTCCAGTCAGAGCAGTCAAGTTCAATTAGTTAGGCACTGTTTTTACACTGTTCACTACTGCTGACTAGATCCAAATACAaatgtctctttctttcagatTGTACTAAATGGCCCAAAACACTTAAAACCCTTAAACGGTGTTCCAAACATATGTAAAGTatgaattttataaaaaaaaatatgaaatgatcCTGTCAAGGGCaattaagggtttttttttaaatttttttatccCAATTCATATCAATAACCAGTACACCACAGGTTCCCAGCTCTGGTCCCTG
This genomic window contains:
- the LOC131361849 gene encoding uncharacterized protein LOC131361849 codes for the protein MFHHFLVHAAFLSSRWLPRDQRLKFQIVLFIFVVLFLTPQVYILTRPKSSRYCEKPLLNNLISLIVFSVMATGLAVTLTLTDPVPKSIRSAYHTFGLLSFTQGLCTIILTFKAPQCENTTPELYLFSLVFSWACIISTALFMIRGCLWMFHSQCPNWFSETCL
- the h6pd gene encoding GDH/6PGL endoplasmic bifunctional protein codes for the protein MWKIRWCVLLLTTTCWLRGDAKDSKDPPHPGHVSVVIVGGTGDLAKKYLWQGFFHLYASQVDKGHTFSFYGGGLSSAEKGTPLLFEILKELKCPSGLTAERCALVKEQFLRLSQYLQLKSLEDYKKLSEQIQLQLKQEGMMEAGRLFYMSVPAFAYAEIAEKINSTCRPPDGAWLRVVLEKPFGHSFSSAQILATQLYSFMKEEEMYRIDHYLGKQVISHILPFRKKNHKLLKPIWNKQHIERIEIVLKETLDCKGRIQFYDQYGVIRDMLQNHLTEIMTLLMMKIPANLSNSEEVLQNKLKVFNGLEYIDRGSVVVGQYQGYNAEVQMELNKTKDHFSLTPTFAGVVIFGNSPQFSGIPIFMSSGKMLDERVGYARVIFKNDKFCIQEYSSVHCKPKQIVFYLGHGNLQYSAILVSKNLFKPDLVNSDWKEFIEHKDISVLGLPLSDYHIQSPKVPTEAYYELIPNVFYGRKDSFVSAENLMASWAFWTPLLNSLVNVVPRLYPGGAANGDLLNFQLQSRMVGFISDEEVNVIQQGPEENFQVMQGKFRNADMVSAWSKELVDRLASDLHDMAEEIVQAEGQFHLALSGGSSPIALFLQLAQHHYTFPWHSTHVWLADERCVPPTEADSNFHSIHDQLLQNVHIPYFNIHPMPVQLNQRLCVEEDGGALLYEKQISQLVNGSRFHYILLGVGEDGHTASLFQDTNLQYNGDRLVALTESPIKPHQRMSLTFTAINKAHRVGILIMGKRKHELVVQLSRIKGKTPKYPITSVKLKDGHLTWYIDYDALLG